A single genomic interval of Spirosoma taeanense harbors:
- a CDS encoding sensor histidine kinase — MIQSSATNSDSLAFNALLINAMPGNHLVLLPNAPTFTIAAISDEYLAELNLPREIMVGYGVFEVFFSDAVNDAVAGQLMQSLTQLLQTKQAHFMPDQQHRWPNAKTGLPEWRTWRPVNKPVIGPDKEVIYIIHTIEDVTNALQLVEITEANRYLQTIINLLKEPLQVLQPVFEDGEIVDFRFKLTNQAYASYANATPEQLQGKRVGDVFPSYFETASFINSVKTYQTGQPLTFEIHYDKDGLDLYNLMSTSRLDDEVVIHFTDFTRLRQLQLQLESKIDELKRSNDHLQQFAYASSHDLQEPLRKIQQFGDLLRSSYAEELGAGLSYLERMQSAAGRMSVLIKDLLTFSRIGTNQAASQWVALGTLVEEALTDLELVVAETGAVIQVAPLPTVLGDRLQLSLLFGNLLSNALKFRHENRRPVITVKARQIKSSALPAGLRTGREVAAYHLIEVCDNGIGFDEKYTDRIFQVFQRLHGHSAYAGTGIGLAICEKVVTSHGGAITAHSQVGQGATFQVYLPA; from the coding sequence ATGATACAATCATCAGCCACCAACAGCGATAGCCTGGCCTTCAATGCACTACTCATCAATGCCATGCCAGGCAATCATCTGGTGCTGTTGCCGAACGCGCCAACGTTTACCATTGCAGCTATATCGGACGAATACCTGGCCGAACTCAACCTTCCGCGTGAAATCATGGTGGGTTATGGCGTGTTTGAGGTATTCTTCAGCGACGCAGTAAACGATGCCGTTGCCGGACAGCTTATGCAATCGCTGACTCAACTGCTGCAAACAAAACAGGCCCATTTCATGCCCGACCAGCAGCATAGGTGGCCTAACGCTAAAACGGGGCTGCCGGAGTGGCGCACCTGGCGTCCGGTCAATAAACCGGTTATTGGTCCCGACAAGGAAGTCATCTATATTATTCACACCATTGAGGACGTCACTAATGCGCTGCAACTGGTGGAGATCACCGAGGCTAACCGGTATTTACAAACCATCATCAATCTATTAAAAGAACCCCTGCAGGTTCTGCAACCGGTTTTTGAAGACGGCGAAATTGTTGACTTTCGCTTTAAACTCACGAACCAGGCCTATGCATCGTATGCAAACGCCACCCCGGAGCAATTGCAGGGAAAACGGGTGGGCGATGTTTTTCCGAGCTATTTCGAAACGGCAAGTTTCATTAACTCAGTTAAAACCTACCAAACTGGTCAGCCGCTCACTTTTGAAATTCACTACGACAAGGACGGCCTGGACCTGTACAATCTGATGAGTACTTCCCGGCTCGATGACGAAGTCGTCATTCACTTTACCGATTTTACCCGTCTGAGGCAGCTCCAGCTTCAACTCGAAAGCAAGATTGACGAATTAAAACGCTCGAATGATCATCTTCAGCAGTTCGCCTACGCATCCTCCCATGATTTACAGGAACCACTGCGAAAGATTCAACAGTTCGGTGATTTGCTCAGAAGCAGCTACGCCGAGGAACTCGGGGCAGGTCTTAGCTACCTGGAACGAATGCAGTCAGCCGCCGGACGCATGTCGGTACTCATCAAAGATCTACTGACCTTTTCGCGCATTGGTACTAACCAGGCCGCCAGTCAATGGGTTGCGCTGGGCACCCTGGTAGAGGAAGCCCTGACCGATCTGGAACTGGTCGTGGCGGAAACAGGGGCAGTAATTCAGGTAGCGCCCCTGCCGACGGTCTTGGGCGATCGGCTGCAGCTAAGTCTGTTATTTGGCAATCTGCTTTCGAATGCGCTTAAGTTCCGTCACGAAAACCGCAGACCGGTAATCACGGTCAAGGCGCGCCAGATAAAGTCCAGTGCACTGCCCGCAGGGTTACGCACAGGCCGGGAGGTCGCGGCTTATCACCTCATTGAGGTTTGCGACAACGGAATTGGCTTTGATGAAAAATACACCGATCGCATTTTCCAGGTATTCCAGCGCCTGCATGGCCACAGTGCCTACGCCGGAACGGGTATCGGCCTGGCGATCTGTGAGAAAGTGGTAACGAGTCATGGCGGAGCTATCACCGCCCATAGTCAGGTAGGGCAAGGCGCCACGTTCCAGGTCTACTTACCTGCTTGA
- a CDS encoding DinB family protein, translating to MISLVDEAKPDRIFELETRRGERFRMPLWQLMNHTVNYSTYHRGQLAKMVRMLEHKPVATDMVIYFQNGLLNRGKETISSSR from the coding sequence ATGATTAGTCTGGTTGACGAAGCTAAGCCGGACCGTATTTTTGAATTGGAGACCCGGCGGGGTGAACGTTTTCGAATGCCACTTTGGCAACTCATGAACCATACCGTTAACTATAGCACCTACCACCGGGGGCAGCTGGCCAAGATGGTCCGGATGCTGGAACACAAACCCGTCGCTACCGACATGGTTATCTATTTTCAAAACGGGCTCCTCAATCGGGGTAAGGAAACAATCAGTTCAAGCAGGTAA
- a CDS encoding glycoside hydrolase family 97 protein, producing MRNVSIYKVLPLLVGAIVLFSGFNAASQSMGLSSKIGANKIILSLTKKGELQYRVTRRDKLIIADSPLGLACDDQNFTSGLSVVNVSPIEERREKYDLKVGNVKAIDHAFETKSVTFKNSSGALMIVDLVTGKEGVAFRYRFPDQDKKLRVINNEITGFRIEKNAKGWLQPYNKAGKYTPGYEDFYLNIHPGDSIRKPRNPSVGWCMPALFNVNDRKNWVLIAESGTDGSFPGCHLQPNSEGGLYKIAFAEKDEKYTLPLGENNNPAFNLPWTMPWRVIIIGDQAGDILLSTLITDLAPASKLDDTSWIEGGKATWSWWSHPEDHSPEIYNQFTDLAASFGFGYTLFDAGWEKADKEGGIIAKATSKGVKPMVWAYSASYFDAAKRKKKFKELAALGVKGIKIDFWCSDRQEVMACFQSLFEDAAKEHLLVNLHGVTVPRGWHRTWPNFMTAEAVLGAESYFYEPRYPDLAAEQNTILPFTRNVAGPTDYTPFALTIRKYPRLNTAVHELATAMIYTSGIIHFADSKEVFDSLPAPVRQLLKDMPASWDKTEPIVAQPGEQLIIARQKEGLSYIVGINGTNKAAPVNLNLAKYAKGFSKFRVITEGENPLMTFKTETYPLTSTWAYTLAPKGGFIIQFVKE from the coding sequence ATGAGAAATGTATCCATTTATAAAGTCCTTCCCCTTTTAGTCGGCGCCATTGTTCTTTTCAGCGGCTTCAACGCAGCCAGTCAGTCGATGGGTCTAAGTTCAAAGATTGGAGCCAATAAAATTATATTGTCTTTGACCAAAAAGGGAGAGCTGCAGTACCGAGTAACACGCCGGGATAAACTCATTATTGCCGATTCTCCGCTTGGTCTGGCCTGTGACGATCAGAATTTTACGTCTGGTCTTTCCGTGGTTAACGTTTCACCCATTGAAGAAAGAAGGGAGAAATACGACCTGAAGGTAGGTAATGTCAAAGCGATTGATCATGCTTTTGAAACCAAGAGCGTAACGTTTAAAAATAGTTCGGGCGCGCTCATGATCGTTGATTTAGTTACTGGGAAGGAGGGTGTTGCTTTCCGTTACCGGTTTCCGGACCAAGACAAAAAATTACGGGTGATCAACAATGAGATCACAGGATTTCGAATTGAAAAAAATGCGAAAGGTTGGTTGCAGCCGTATAATAAAGCGGGAAAATACACCCCAGGTTATGAAGATTTTTACCTCAACATACATCCCGGTGACTCTATCCGTAAGCCCCGCAATCCTTCTGTCGGGTGGTGTATGCCTGCCCTTTTTAACGTAAATGATCGCAAAAACTGGGTTTTGATTGCGGAGTCCGGAACGGATGGTTCGTTTCCAGGTTGTCATTTACAACCCAATTCGGAGGGCGGACTGTATAAAATTGCCTTTGCTGAAAAAGACGAAAAATATACCCTGCCCCTGGGCGAAAATAATAATCCGGCATTCAATCTTCCCTGGACCATGCCCTGGCGGGTGATCATCATTGGTGATCAGGCCGGGGATATCCTGCTGTCAACATTAATTACCGATTTAGCGCCTGCCTCTAAACTGGACGATACGTCCTGGATCGAAGGCGGAAAAGCCACCTGGTCCTGGTGGTCTCATCCCGAGGATCACTCCCCTGAAATTTATAACCAATTCACTGATCTTGCCGCTTCTTTCGGCTTCGGCTATACGCTGTTTGATGCGGGCTGGGAGAAAGCTGACAAAGAAGGGGGCATTATTGCCAAGGCCACTTCTAAGGGCGTCAAACCCATGGTGTGGGCTTATTCAGCCTCGTATTTCGACGCAGCAAAAAGAAAAAAGAAATTCAAAGAATTGGCGGCTCTGGGCGTCAAAGGCATTAAAATCGATTTTTGGTGTTCCGACCGGCAGGAGGTAATGGCTTGCTTTCAGTCCCTTTTTGAGGATGCCGCTAAAGAGCATTTACTGGTAAATCTTCATGGTGTTACGGTTCCAAGGGGCTGGCATCGAACCTGGCCAAATTTCATGACCGCCGAAGCGGTTTTAGGAGCGGAAAGTTATTTCTATGAACCCAGATATCCTGATTTAGCCGCCGAGCAGAATACCATATTGCCCTTCACCAGAAACGTAGCCGGCCCAACAGACTACACCCCGTTTGCCCTGACCATCCGAAAATATCCCCGGTTGAACACGGCCGTTCATGAGCTGGCTACGGCCATGATCTATACGTCGGGCATAATTCATTTTGCCGATTCAAAAGAGGTATTTGATTCCTTACCTGCGCCGGTTCGACAGTTATTGAAAGACATGCCGGCCAGCTGGGATAAAACGGAACCTATTGTAGCTCAACCGGGGGAACAGCTCATAATCGCTCGTCAGAAGGAAGGTCTTTCTTACATTGTCGGTATAAATGGCACGAATAAGGCCGCCCCTGTCAACCTGAATCTGGCCAAGTATGCTAAGGGGTTTTCTAAATTTAGAGTTATTACGGAAGGCGAAAATCCATTGATGACGTTTAAAACGGAAACCTATCCCCTTACGTCTACCTGGGCCTACACTTTGGCCCCTAAGGGAGGCTTTATTATCCAGTTTGTTAAAGAGTAA